The nucleotide window gttggcagcagcagcaatGCTGGCTGCAATGGTGACCGTGGCGGCAGGAGGTGTCCCGTTGACGGACAAGGACCTGGAGTCCTGGAGTCGGAGGAGAGCAGCATGAGGAAACCTAGTTACATACACCTATATTATATACGGCGATGTGGACATCTGGATTATGTAGTCTTCTTATATAGATTCTCATGTGCCTTATTACGGGCGTGTGTCGGTTCTAAAATAAAATTCAATATGCCTTTGGTCGCAGATTCGGATCAATTTTTAAGATGAAACGACATGTATATGAATGGTGAGATCCATCATTGCTGTTGCTATTTCTAGAACGAGTAGAACCTCTCATCTCACACATACTCCGTAATAAGTTAACACAATAACATATACCACAAAAACAAATAGATTTTATTAACTAAGTGTTCTATATAATAATTTTGACAAATAGCCAGAGTGCAAATTGGTACCCTGTGGCTGTGGGTGGCAAAAATTTTCATGCATAAAATTGGCTCTGAATGCCACGGCGATTGGGCGGCAAAATTTGGCAGTCCTAGGGCACTGTTGAACCATAGTTTCTAAATCCTTTATAAAATGGGTTTTAAGGGACTTctctgatgaagatgttctaACATGTATTTTATTAGGATAAAGTAGGGTGGGTTAGGACAGTCTCCTTCATATTATCCTAGTATTTGAGTCCGTGTCGTCCCTTGAAATCTGAGGGACGGACTCAACCCTCttattgatatttttttctccatATGTTGTCGTCTTTCTCCGCCATTCTATGTTTTCTCTAGCCACCTGATCCCCTAGACCTGCCCCTCGCTTTAATTTCCTCTTttcctctcctcttcttcatccatcTCTCTGCCATCTCTATAACTGGCATCCTTCCTTGGTCCCTCTCTTGTCCCCAACACCCATGGTGGTTCTGGCAGTGCCTATGGACGCGATGACTTATGGAGATGCAGCGACACCGCCACTCATCGATGCGACAACCCCGTATGGGCTAGTGCGGCAACACAATAACATCGTGGTGATGGCATCCATGGAGACACAGGCCGCCATTGGGAcattggctccgttcgcttcgctgaaaaaacaagccgaaatacagttccggctgatttgttgtgagagaaaaacactgtcccgactgaaaaaataagctgaaaagtacggattatatgATAAGCGAACAGAGCCATTGTGCTCCACTAATACAATACCTTGATACCCGAACTCCGTAACTGACAACACACATTTTTTTTTTCACTCTTTCAACTAAACAAGCAAAAAAAATGCtcctttttttagataatgaacaAAATGATCCTATATAAGACTACCCGCAACGTGGTGAAATACCGACGCTTGAAACTTGTTTTTTTCATCTAAGCttcaaatataaaaaaatatcttCATTTGACATCATATGAAAAAGATATTAATTTCTAAGATTGAGTCTTGTCACGTCACGTCTGTTGGTGCGATAAATCAGTACCATCACGCCAGCGAGAGTGGCGTAACAAGGTTTTCTACGTGGAAATCGCCGTTTTCCCAACGTGACAGGTCATGCCGCGTTAGGCGCGTTGGCACACCAAAagagttaaaaataaaaaagtggAGCTATTTTTAAATAAAATTTTAAAAAGATTAAAATGAAAAAAATCAACAAACGCATGCTAATTACTCCCGGGCTGCCCAGCGACAGATAGGCCCACTGTGTCAGTCACCCCTGCACGACGAGCCGCTCTCGTCTGTCGTCTCCCTTCCCCACCTCTCCGATCTCCCACTTCAAACTCAAACCCCTTCTCTCTCCGTCACGCCGGCAACGAGCGCCACCGGCTAGGGTTTCGTGTTCCGCGCCCCGGCGGAATCAATGGCCGCATCCGGCTTCGGCCGCGAAGCCGGGCCCTCCACCCGCGGCCCGGGCTCCGCCTTACCCGCTTTCGGCGTCGGCGCCGCCACCCCAACCGGCACCACCCCATCTCCGGCTATCCTGTCCTTCCCCTCTGCTCGCCCTGCGACCCCATCCTTCCCCTCCGTTCGCCCGGTTACCCCGTCCTTCCCCTCAGCTCGCCCCAGCAACCCGTCCTTCCCCTCTGTGCGCCCGGCCGCCCCGAGCTTCCCGAACCCTCGGCCCCAGCTCGTCGCGGCGGATACAATGTCTCGCTCTGCTGCCACTCAGTCCATGCCTATACCTGTACCCTCCACACGTCCGACCGCTGGCGCTTCCCCGCGCTTCCCAAGCTCCCGTCCTGCACTCGACCCAGGTGCGACTGCTGCCACTGGTCGGCACGTTGCTCGGCATCTTCAGCCCCAGACGAGGTGATGCTTTGGGCCTTCTCCTCAGTGATGGATTGTGTTATGTATGTGTTTGTGCATTTAAGTATTGTTGTGGAGCTAATTGACTAGCGATTAGGATCTGTGCACTTGCTCTTGCATAGTATTGGAAAACTCTAAAGGGCGGACCCAgcacagagagctcccgctctgtgcggggtctggggaagggtgtcagtggcaagccttaccctcgcttgtgcaatgcgatgagaccgcgactcgaacccgggaccttccggtcataggcagcaagactctaccgcttgccccaggcccgcccttcatagtATTGGAAAACTCTGAAGCACGTAATTTGCCTTGTGGTGAGCTATATGTCGCTGACATGAGTTTCTCTTAAGTAATGATCATGACTAAATGTAGTAATGATATATCTGCGCTAGGTACTTATGATggaattttttgttttgttgGATGGATTGATACCTACTGCCGTTCTATGCCGCTACCACTGTGTTTGCATAACTGGGGAAACTAAACAAGGTTGAGAGGTTGAGTCAGCCAGGGTGGTGGAATTGGAATTGCTGGTGAACTACTTATTGCACTACGGGAACTAATTTGAGGGTCTGCCATAGCTATTTACTAGCCATGTTTGGGATCTGTAACAACAAAAAGATTCGttataaaaaattataaaaccGTAACGACATAAATACACAATCATTATTTTTTTGCATGGAACGATTATGGTAGCGCTtgcgaggaacgacgcagatatcaacaatccaatttggtttcatgcccggaaggtcaaccacaaaagcaatcttcttaataagacaagttatggagcagtttagagagcagaagaaggacctccacatggttttcattgacttggagaaggcttatgacaagataccaagaaatattatatggtgggctttggacaaacataaagtcccatcaaagtatgtgaccctcatcaaggacatgtacaacaatgttgtgactagtgttcgaacaaacgatggtaacacagattacttcccgattaaaattggacttcatcaagggtcagccttaagcccgtatctctttgccttggtaatggatgaggttatcaggaacatacaagggtATATCCCTTGATGTATGTTGTTCgccgatgatgtagtgttagtggacgaaagccaggcgggagtaaataggaaactagagttatggtggcagacccttgagtctaaaggttttagattgagcagaactaaaaccgaatacatgagatgcgactttggtggagctgcacaggaggagggagatgtgagtttggaaggtcaagtagtgcctaagaaggatacctttcggtatctgggatcgatgctacaaagggatggatattgatgcggacgttagccatagaatcaaagcagggtggatcaagtggcgacaagcttatggcattctctgtgacaagagggtaccacaaaagctaaaaggtaagttttatagaCCGACGATTAGACCGACTATGTTgtgcctacaaagattcgacatgttcaacaactgagtgttgcagaaatgcgtatgttgcgatggatttgtggtcacacaagaatggactgagttcggaacgatgatatacgtgatcgcctagaggtagcaccaattgaagaaaagcttgtccaacatcggttgaggtggtttggtcaTGTTCagaggagacctccagaggcaccagtgcattgtggagtcctcaGCCAAACTAATAAtatgagaggtagaggaagaccgaaattgacatggggaggcaataaaaagatatttgaaagcttgggatatacctagagatctatatttgaataggagtgcttgaaaagcagctattgaagcgcctgaaccgtgacttgggggtttcaactctagccgggtttcaactctagcctaccccaacttgcttgggactgaaaggctatgttgttgttgttgttgttggatgGATTGATACCTTGTGTCACAGTTGGCAGATCAATCCAGTATTCAAGGCCTCATTTTCTAGGACTACATAGTCCCACACTGGTTCAgaaaggaagaatatatatagatatataacaCTGTTGCTGCTAGTATGGTTGTATTGTATAACACGCACAACTAAAATCTGTACTGTGTCTCGTATTTTTATATTTGCTATAACTGCATTTTCCAAAATACAACTCATGTGCCTGCCACACAGTTGCATGGACAATGCTGCTAGTTTCTCCAATATATGTCCTGTTCTAGGGCATTATTGCAAATCTGTACGGTTTTCTGTCTCGTTGTAGACAAATGCTGCATACTGAAACTGCATGTATCAACCACCTAACTGATTACATGTATTACTTGTGCTTGCATAATACTACCTTGTTTGTAAAATGTCAATGTGTGTGCAGTCACACTTCTCTAACTTTGACAGTTTGACCATCTATTGGAGTaaaaccatatgaattcatcctATGGGAGTAGTTAATTTTATACAAGTTCTTTCATAACATATTAATATTGATTTTAAGCTTAAAGTATTATGTTCATATAAAAAGTAATGGTCAAAGTTGCACATTGGAGACTGTGTCAATGTCCAAAACGTCATACATTTACTTATGGAGGGAATAAATATAAAATATTAGATGCACTTTTTTTAAAGATGAAAACAACATGCATCCTtgttgatggaattttgatgcCTTGCATTCTTCGTAGGCCAGCCATACCATCAGTAAGCAGGTCCGCGGATCCTCTTATTTCCTCAGGGAACAGGGCCCTATCACCTGTATCAAATCTGCGTGCAGATTCTCCTGCATGTTACAATAATGGTACGGAACAAAGAAGGTACAAACACTTCTTGATGCATCTCTCAAAGTCATTAGCTATGTGATGAGTGAACATAATTGAATAGTTCTCAAAAGGTTCTCTTTGTTATGTATGTTCTGTCAAGTTCTCCTGGAACTTGCTGTTCATCAGAAATTCGGTACCTAACGTTTCTTCTATCAACAGGTTGTTGAACTATGCAGACCCATTGTTTGAAAATGGAAGTTTGCAATCTTCAGAGTCAGAGCAATTGAGGATGCGACCTTCAGAGAACATGAGGTCACAAACTTCAGCCAGATCACCGCCATCAAACATAGCCAGCAAGTTTAGACCCCCATCAGACTTCCAAGATCATCATCGTGTGCAGATTGTTGATCCTCGTGCTAATGTGTATAAGTGAGTTCTTTCATACAATTTTCTCCATATTTGTACTGTTACTTTTTAGCTTCGGATATTGTGTCATTACAAACTATCCAGAAAATGAATGTTATAATTACTCTAGCCATTGATTATACTTTCAGTACAAATGTCGTTTGCTATCTGTACCATCTCGTTTGCTGTGAGAATTAGGGCCTAATTTATAGTTCCATCATGTACAACCAATTTTCCTCGTTATAACAGTAATCCATTAGTTCCTGGATATGACAGGCACTGTTCTGCCCTAGGAAGTAGTGCATCTTGTCCATGTTGATTTTCCCTTTTTTTGAATGAATATTGATGAATTATAATACTAACTTAAGCATATCGTGGATGATAAAACTAAGTTTTACATTGTCATTATTCGTTGAATAAAAAATAATTGTTATTTTCATGTCATTATACAGTTAAATATAAATTCATTGCCCGAAACCGTCTTATTCAGTGTGCACAAATGCCTTGTGCTTATTTGCTTGTGTGCCTGCATGTGTGTTTATTCTATTGTaatttgttttcttcttctttcttagtAGATTCACTGGTTCAATGCAAAATCGATCGTTGGATCATAACATTTCAAAAAGGTCAAGGTCACCTACTTTGTCCTATCAGGATGCTGATGTCAGAGAAGCTCATACTAATACTGGTGGAAATTCTAGAAGGTATCTAAAGATGTTTGTTTCTTCTGGTGTAATTTTATACATTTTGTGCATAGTAAGCTTGCTTTATGAAGTGTTTAAACACCTAGTTCTGTAGCAAAATAACTCTGGAGCCGTTGGAAAGCAATAAAAAAATTTCCATTAGGAATTGTTTTGCCACCTGGTTGGATTTGTTATTAAATTGAAGCTGGAAGAGCATGCTTACATAGTTACTTGGCAAAATACTTTGTAAATGTTTCTTCTATTTATGGATAGTTAATTTCCTTAAGATTTCTTGTTAAAGGAATACCATGAGAACTGTGGTTTGTTTTGTTCAGAACCATTGGTCCCTTATTCAAGTTTATATGAAATTAACCTTTATTTTAGTTCTGTTTTTTCTGTTGCTGTGTCACATTTTCCAAATGCCATTAAGAAAGATTTAAGATTGATTTTTTTACTTCATTTTCTACCAATATTTTTTGCTGTCTTAATTTTGTCCCATGGTTTTCTGGAAATGTTAAAGTACGAAGTAGGCTATATATTCTGGTATTATGAAAACTGGCATGAACATCCCACACATCCACTTAGTGCCACAACTGTTTTACTATGGGCTTGCAGCTAATGTGAGCAATATTCCCCCCCTGCTCTGTTTGTAGACTGGTTGACTATTCGGATACCATCAGTGATGAAAATGTTGAAGCCTCAAAAAGGATGCGATCACCTGCATCAGAGTTCACACGCATGGTCAAGTCACCACCATCAGATATTAGAGACAATATTAGGTCATCACCTGTAGATTTTGGCAGCAGCAACTCAGCCCAGAATCTTCGTGCACATGCTGATGTCCAGAAGTAAAGCTTGTTTTGCTTTGAATTTGTTTTGTTTCATGTTAATTTTGGTTAGAATGTTGATTTTGGGTAGTGATAACATTTTAACTTGAAGTAGTAGTTAGCAAATAAAGTGAGACCTCTTATTGTGCCTGCTGGTCATTAATACAGATTAATAGTTTTTTTTTGCAATTATTACAGGTCTGATGCATCCTTCCCTAAGTTCGGAAATCAAATACAGTCACGCATTGGTGGTGCACGTTCACCACCACAACAGGTGTCTCACCTTTCAGACTCCAATGAACTTAACACATTAGCTATTTCTCCACCAAAGCCTTCTATACTTAGTGCTACCAGAAGAACAGGGATCTCTCCTTTGGATGCTACTGATGATGATCATTTGACCCCTTCAACTGAACTTGAGAGGTACTTATTGTCCAGTAGATGGCTTTTCACTTTTCTCTCCTTGCAACAACATTTCAATTCCATATGTTGCCTGTTGTTGTTACTCATGAAACATTTTGTGCAGGGAGGAACAAGCAAAAGCCAAGCGGCTGGCTCGTTTCCATGTTGAATTAAGCAGGCCAGTAGAAAATACTAATGACTTTGTGAAAGCACTCAAAAGCTTTGCAGACAAGTCCAAACAAGCCACATCAGTGGGAAAAACTCCTATGAGAACAAACGATGATACTGATGAGAGTACTTTGGCTGACATGGATTCCACAGGTTTAGCCGCAATTGTTGGGCTTTGCCCTGATATGTGCCCAGGTGTTTCCTTAGATCGACTTCACATGATACTATTTAGTCGTTCACATTGCCTTTTCTATATACCTTCCTCTAAACATATGGAACTAATATATCTTTTGCATATATATCCTTGTTTTTCTTTAGAACCTGAGAGGGCAGAGCGTGAGAGAAAAGGAGATCTTGATAGGTATGAAAGATTAGATGGAGACAGAAACCTAACTTCTCAGCTTCTCGCTGTTAAAAAGGTACATACTACATAATGTTTCCTTGTAAGCTGGCAGTATGGCAGTATTTCATCTGAATTATTTCTAATCACCGATAACAAGAAGCGTGATGGAATATGTTATGTGTTTGTTACAGTATAATAGGACTGCTGAGAGAGATGCAGACTTGATAAGGCCTCTGCCAGTTCTACAGAAGACAATGGAGTACCTTCTTAGTTTGCTGGATCACACATATGATGACAGTTTCTTGGGCTTATACAACTTCTTGTGGGACAGGATGCGAGCAATAAGAATGGATCTTAGAATGCAACATTTCTTCAATCAAGAGGCTATTTCTATGCTTGAGCAAATGGTACTTTCATATGTATCCCTGTGTTCAGTGTTTATTTCATCAGTCACTATGTATTTATTCTGTGGGCACCCTTATTTCCTGGAATGTTTCATCTTGAAGCTGTCTTTTGTTGAGCAGATAAGGCTCCACATCATTGCGATGCATGAATTATGTGAATACAACAAAGGAGAAGGTTTTTCAGAGGGTTTTGATGCACACCTCAACATTGAGCAGATGAATAAAACATCAGTTGAGCTATTTCAAATGTATGATGACCATAGGAGAGAAGGTGTTTTCTTCTCAACAGAAAAGGAGTTTCGGGGTTATTATGCACTGCTTAAGTTAGACAAACATCCTGGTTACAAGGTGAGGCAAATTGAACGTATCTGGTCTTTAGTGTTCTGATATTTGCTGACTCATACATACATCTGAATTAGGTCGAACCTGCTGAGTTATCTCTGGATCTTGCTAAGATGTCTCGTGAAATTAGAGGCAGTCCAGAGATCTTGTTTGCAAGAGAAGTTGCAAGGTAGTCATACCATCAAACATCATTTGTGATTATCATGTTTGCACTAGCTTTCATCTAATGCCTACATTTTCTATGCAATCAGAGCATGCAGAATGGGGAACTTTATTTCCTTCTTCCGTCTTGCAAGGAAAGCTACATATTTGCAGGCCTGTTTGATGCATGCTCACTTTGCAAAGGTAGAATTATTGTCTTTAAAAgctgttcatcaaaattacccTTTCAGTGGAAATTATTCTTCCTAAGCTCATATATTTCCTAGGTCAATTGTGCTTGAAATACTGTAatggcaacaaaaaaaaaaaaaaccttgacCAACCTAGTAGGAACTAGGTAGCTTCCTCTTAAGAAGAAATAGGCACACAATCGAACTTGGGTGGTTTAGGGGGACATCCACACCCTCAAAATCAACTGAGCTTGGTCGGTTCTTATAATATAATGGAATTAACTGTGATAATGAATTTAGAATGTGAGCATTCTTTTCACAATGCAAAAAATCTAATGTGGCATAAAGATAAACTTGATTCATTTAAGTTGTGGCATGCTACCATTGTATGTTTGTCGTATAACAATTTTCCACCCACTTGATTGAGTGGAAAGATTTTGCCACCTCAGCGCATTGCCAATGACTACTGCTCAAGGGTGGCAAGTTATCAAGTGCCCCAATGATTGGAAAAGGTACTGAACTCACTCGGTTGTAATGGATATATCATATGCATGGCATCGTACTGCGTGCTTAGTATACTTCAAACATTTTGATAACGGTATGGGAAAGCTTTACAGAAAGAGAAAGTAATATAAGAAATGTGGTCCATGCACAAAGATACAGAAAGGGAGAGATAAAGCTCCACAGGTTAAAAGAAGTGGACATAAAACCACCTAACCTGTCTAATTAACTAAAGTCTCGACCATCATATTGGAAATTCTAACTTTCAAATCTCTGAACTCAATTCATCGTGATTTAATGAATGCATGTTGTTACACATTATTTGGCTATTGGCATTGGATAATTTTATGATAGCAGTGTCTTTCAGTACTCCTAAATCACAGTACTTTCATGTAGTAGGCTGCTGTTCTTCAATTTCAAGTGCACTTCCTGTAAATTTAACAAATGAACTCTCTTCCCAGCTAAGGAGGCAAGCACTTGCTTCCTTGCACAGTGGTCTTCAGAATGGCCAAGGCATCCCTATTTCACAAGTTGTGGAGTGGCTTGCTATGGAGGTCAGTATGTTCTCTTCCTTGGATAGAAACTAATTTTGAACTAGGAACATGAAATCCTTATATGCCTTCATTTTCTCTTTCAAGGACGAGGATGTTGAAAGTCTATTAGAATACCATGGTTTTGGATTGAGGCAGTATGAAGAACTGTACCTAGTAAAAGAAGGACCTTTTCTTAACAGTGAAAGCGATTTCCCATCTGGTTGTTCACAGCTTGTGCATTCGAAAAAATCGCAGAGGGTCGTTGATGATGTTTCTTCTGGGCCAGTTTGTGCTCCTATTAGCAAAGAAAAGACTGTCTTTCCATATCCTGGTCAACTTGTTGCTAGCAAAAGAGATCTATTTCTACCACAGAATGCTCCTGTGATTCCTCCTGATGGCAGAAGGGATTTGGATCCATCATTTCCTGGGCTTGTTTCAACCACTCCTGACAGACAGATTAGCTCACTGTTTTCAGATCCTTTCTCTCCAAAAGCTGCCAATAATAGTTCAACGCATCCAAAGCCTCTCTCCCCAACTGATGGTAGAAAAGACAGGTTTTCATCTTTTCCTACTGCTGCTTCTCCACGTACTGGCAAGAGGGACATACTCTCAAAAACACCAAAAGTAGCTTCACCAAAAGCTGAAGGCAAGACCAAGTTGGCTAATGATCTTATAGCCAAAGACCAGGATAGTGGTGTTGCTGAGATCCCTCAAAAGGCAGAGATGCAAACAGACATACTGTGGTCACAAGCTAACACGCAACACGTCAATGCTCTGGCAGAACCAATTGTTTCGCATCCTCTTGCAGACAGTGTATCTTTAGATTACTCCAATATGTATGGAGCAGAAGATAACTTCAGGGCGCATGTTTCTGGCATCGGTACAGATATGGATGAGGGAACTCCACCAGATCGTGAAGTTCTGGTTATTGAACCTGGGTCACCAATTAGCTCCCCTTTGCCTGATCATGAGGAATAtgaggatcatataattagtaaCAGCACAAATGATGATTGGTTACCAATTGTTACATCCCCCAAGAAACTAATTTCTGATGTAAACCTGAAAGCAATACTGAGGTTGTTCTTTTATCCTTGTCCTATCCTTTTATGCTCCCATCAGTAGAACTTTGGTGGTAACTTATAAAAGTTTGATTCCTATTGTGGTGTTTCAGGAAATGGAGGCAGCGTGCTGCAGACAAGCGATTACTTAGGGAGCAGAAGAATGCTCTTGCTGTTGCAGCGTTGTGTTCTCTATCACTTGGCCCACCAGTTCATAAAAGTACAATGGtaagatagtttt belongs to Miscanthus floridulus cultivar M001 chromosome 4, ASM1932011v1, whole genome shotgun sequence and includes:
- the LOC136550496 gene encoding SAC3 family protein B-like isoform X4 — its product is MAASGFGREAGPSTRGPGSALPAFGVGAATPTGTTPSPAILSFPSARPATPSFPSVRPVTPSFPSARPSNPSFPSVRPAAPSFPNPRPQLVAADTMSRSAATQSMPIPVPSTRPTAGASPRFPSSRPALDPGATAATGRHVARHLQPQTRPAIPSVSRSADPLISSGNRALSPVSNLRADSPACYNNGTEQRRLLNYADPLFENGSLQSSESEQLRMRPSENMRSQTSARSPPSNIASKFRPPSDFQDHHRVQIVDPRANVYNRFTGSMQNRSLDHNISKRSRSPTLSYQDADVREAHTNTGGNSRRSDASFPKFGNQIQSRIGGARSPPQQVSHLSDSNELNTLAISPPKPSILSATRRTGISPLDATDDDHLTPSTELEREEQAKAKRLARFHVELSRPVENTNDFVKALKSFADKSKQATSVGKTPMRTNDDTDESTLADMDSTGLAAIVGLCPDMCPEPERAERERKGDLDRYERLDGDRNLTSQLLAVKKYNRTAERDADLIRPLPVLQKTMEYLLSLLDHTYDDSFLGLYNFLWDRMRAIRMDLRMQHFFNQEAISMLEQMIRLHIIAMHELCEYNKGEGFSEGFDAHLNIEQMNKTSVELFQMYDDHRREGVFFSTEKEFRGYYALLKLDKHPGYKVEPAELSLDLAKMSREIRGSPEILFAREVARACRMGNFISFFRLARKATYLQACLMHAHFAKLRRQALASLHSGLQNGQGIPISQVVEWLAMEDEDVESLLEYHGFGLRQYEELYLVKEGPFLNSESDFPSGCSQLVHSKKSQRVVDDVSSGPVCAPISKEKTVFPYPGQLVASKRDLFLPQNAPVIPPDGRRDLDPSFPGLVSTTPDRQISSLFSDPFSPKAANNSSTHPKPLSPTDGRKDRFSSFPTAASPRTGKRDILSKTPKVASPKAEGKTKLANDLIAKDQDSGVAEIPQKAEMQTDILWSQANTQHVNALAEPIVSHPLADSVSLDYSNMYGAEDNFRAHVSGIGTDMDEGTPPDREVLVIEPGSPISSPLPDHEEYEDHIISNSTNDDWLPIVTSPKKLISDVNLKAILRKWRQRAADKRLLREQKNALAVAALCSLSLGPPVHKSTMVPKLAVEELDIGHAFKERQARKQRSWSRLNISELSGPILNANNPDARCLCWKLLVLVPPGAMESQTNSFASKWLLRKLMGIGDSGLVFSSAGLSIWTEWISFPNTCCLSVVRASDQQIIDNNIANSTSCIVFVVSESISWEMQKERFNSLLAYIPDESNLPLLILSGDTYNEGYDYASKYIMDRLGLSGLNGGKIGSSLVIFLVENYTEEHANGFFDDEKLREGLKWLISSLPRQPDVTLVKTHELLLDYLNPQLELLNTHVAPGAGPGDCISVFNNAVNQLAEEVLAAARASSSQWPAPEIDLLERTSNGRIYAEMFLPTIGWSSPSRTQPLLAAINSCKIPEFSYDLSWLNHGSHMGKQIQDQKKLLQECLARYLTESVRWLDETQVVTEVNIMVQKCVGLELRDSSYFLAPRWVAIFRRIYNWRLAKLSTGEFSEAYVLTQHLYQAPTAAGPNGTTQGLNTTTSDDVAILEDHTMMPAVSTGITLDEIIEISCDLDAVDAQPVTPLPPQLPAQVHEEPQAPTDTNGVSNGAHGVGEMYIPRRVELGELVPLEGDDKLARLLEQCTKLQDRIDETLSIYF
- the LOC136550496 gene encoding SAC3 family protein B-like isoform X2, with amino-acid sequence MAASGFGREAGPSTRGPGSALPAFGVGAATPTGTTPSPAILSFPSARPATPSFPSVRPVTPSFPSARPSNPSFPSVRPAAPSFPNPRPQLVAADTMSRSAATQSMPIPVPSTRPTAGASPRFPSSRPALDPGATAATGRHVARHLQPQTRPAIPSVSRSADPLISSGNRALSPVSNLRADSPACYNNGTEQRRLLNYADPLFENGSLQSSESEQLRMRPSENMRSQTSARSPPSNIASKFRPPSDFQDHHRVQIVDPRANVYKFTGSMQNRSLDHNISKRSRSPTLSYQDADVREAHTNTGGNSRRLVDYSDTISDENVEASKRMRSPASEFTRMVKSPPSDIRDNIRSSPVDFGSSNSAQNLRAHADVQKSDASFPKFGNQIQSRIGGARSPPQQVSHLSDSNELNTLAISPPKPSILSATRRTGISPLDATDDDHLTPSTELEREEQAKAKRLARFHVELSRPVENTNDFVKALKSFADKSKQATSVGKTPMRTNDDTDESTLADMDSTGLAAIVGLCPDMCPEPERAERERKGDLDRYERLDGDRNLTSQLLAVKKYNRTAERDADLIRPLPVLQKTMEYLLSLLDHTYDDSFLGLYNFLWDRMRAIRMDLRMQHFFNQEAISMLEQMIRLHIIAMHELCEYNKGEGFSEGFDAHLNIEQMNKTSVELFQMYDDHRREGVFFSTEKEFRGYYALLKLDKHPGYKVEPAELSLDLAKMSREIRGSPEILFAREVARACRMGNFISFFRLARKATYLQACLMHAHFAKLRRQALASLHSGLQNGQGIPISQVVEWLAMEDEDVESLLEYHGFGLRQYEELYLVKEGPFLNSESDFPSGCSQLVHSKKSQRVVDDVSSGPVCAPISKEKTVFPYPGQLVASKRDLFLPQNAPVIPPDGRRDLDPSFPGLVSTTPDRQISSLFSDPFSPKAANNSSTHPKPLSPTDGRKDRFSSFPTAASPRTGKRDILSKTPKVASPKAEGKTKLANDLIAKDQDSGVAEIPQKAEMQTDILWSQANTQHVNALAEPIVSHPLADSVSLDYSNMYGAEDNFRAHVSGIGTDMDEGTPPDREVLVIEPGSPISSPLPDHEEYEDHIISNSTNDDWLPIVTSPKKLISDVNLKAILRKWRQRAADKRLLREQKNALAVAALCSLSLGPPVHKSTMVPKLAVEELDIGHAFKERQARKQRSWSRLNISELSGPILNANNPDARCLCWKLLVLVPPGAMESQTNSFASKWLLRKLMGIGDSGLVFSSAGLSIWTEWISFPNTCCLSVVRASDQQIIDNNIANSTSCIVFVVSESISWEMQKERFNSLLAYIPDESNLPLLILSGDTYNEGYDYASKYIMDRLGLSGLNGGKIGSSLVIFLVENYTEEHANGFFDDEKLREGLKWLISSLPRQPDVTLVKTHELLLDYLNPQLELLNTHVAPGAGPGDCISVFNNAVNQLAEEVLAAARASSSQWPAPEIDLLERTSNGRIYAEMFLPTIGWSSPSRTQPLLAAINSCKIPEFSYDLSWLNHGSHMGKQIQDQKKLLQECLARYLTESVRWLDETQVVTEVNIMVQKCVGLELRDSSYFLAPRWVAIFRRIYNWRLAKLSTGEFSEAYVLTQHLYQAPTAAGPNGTTQGLNTTTSDDVAILEDHTMMPAVSTGITLDEIIEISCDLDAVDAQPVTPLPPQLPAQVHEEPQAPTDTNGVSNGAHGVGEMYIPRRVELGELVPLEGDDKLARLLEQCTKLQDRIDETLSIYF